Part of the Planktothrix sp. FACHB-1365 genome is shown below.
GTTCCAGCACTAAAGGTTAATGCACCAATCATCACAACAACAATTTTAGTGACTTTTTTAGCGACGTTGGATGCTTGACGTTGAGCGGTGGTTTCTAAGTCATCAATCCGAGATTCTGCCACACGAGATTTACCTGATCGCTGTTGTCGTTCACTCATTTTAGCACGAAGACCTTTTGGCAACCGGGCGATAACTTCTTGGGGAAGATGTCGCCAACTATCAACTAATTGATCAATTTGAAACTGTTTTTGATGGTGATGAGAATAATTAGAACTCATGATCAATACTCCTTAATGACTATCGAGAGTTTGAGAAAGTTAACGATTAGGTTTGATCGATTAACAATTATTTTGTTCTACCTGACTATCGAGAAAGCTTTTGGAAGTTATGCAAAGGTTTTACCTCTAGCAAAAATTTATAATTTCCGCCCGATTTCAAAAGCTTTATTAACACAATTTGAAATATCGGTAAAAGAGCAGATTTCGGCGGCGGCTTCCTCAGTTAGAACTGTTCTCAGTTGATGATTAACATTCGGGTTTTCCACCATCAACATAATTGTTCCTTGAGCGGCTGTAATTTGATGTACTAATTCTTGAAGGCGTTGATCATCCGGTGGGGGTTGATTCGGCCCTGGTTCGGTATCCTGTAAGGTAATGGTGACAACAACCGGGTTATAATTTTGGCGATCGCGCTCTTTTTTAATGAGTCTGTTAACGTCTTCTAATAGTAAAATGAGCGAAGTACCGGGTTGTTGGTTTTTAATCGGACGTTGAGCTTTATTACACTGACCCAAAAGTGATAAACTATTGAAAATAGAGATATTTTGAGTGGTAATTGGGCGATCAGCAAAGGCAGTAGTAATGGCAACATCACCGGGTTTATACTGTTGAATACTGGCGCGACAATGTTGTTGTCGTTCTAAGCTATATTTTTCAGCAGAATCGGAACTATCATCAGCACGAATATGGATAACTCGTTGAGTGGTATATTCAATCCAAAGGGTACTACCAATGATCCCCATTCCTGCTATAATAGCTCCTAAGATTAAGGGGGATTTCCACCAAGGGAGATTCTCAACTGGGGGTGAGGGTTGATAGTGACGACGGGAATAGGTGCGACTCATAACAGTTTTTCTATTGGGTACATTGCTATATCGTAGAAATCTGTTAGAGTTATGCAAAATAGAAACTAGAAACCTTGAAACCCGGTTTCTTTTGAATTAATAAGTCAATTTCGATGAGGGAAAGGGGATGGAATTTGCCACAATTAATTTATCAACTCCTCTGCAATTAACGATTGATTTAACCGATGATCAGTTTTTTGAGTTATGTCAAAACAATCGAGATTTAAAATTTGAACGGACTGCATCAGGAGTTTTAACGATTATGTCACCAACGGGAGGAAATACAGGGAGACGCAGTATTAAAATAGCGACTCAACTCGAAATTTGGAGTAGTAAAACCAATCTCGGTGAAGCGTTTGATTCTTCGACCGGATTTAAACTTCCTAATGGTGCCGATCGCTCTCCTGATGCGTCTTGGATTAAACGCGATCGCTGGGATAATTTAACCCACGAACAACGGGAAAAATTTATCCCCATAGCTCCTGATTTTGTCGTAGAATTACGGTCAGCGAGTGATGCTTTAAAACCCTTACAAAATAAAATGAAAGAATATCAGGAAAATGGGACAAAATTAGGCTGGTTAATTGATCCGAAAAACCAACGAGTTGAAATTTATCGTCCCGATCAAGAAGTAGAAATTCTGGAAAATCCCACCACCTTATCCGGGGAAAATGTTCTCCCAGGATTTATATTAAATTTAACCTTAATTTGGTAAAACGTAGTAAGCTTTTCAGGGCTTCCCTACTCAAATTTCTCGTTGCTAGGTTGAACCTAGCAATGCCCTATTGCAGGCTCCGCCTGCTTGAATTTGAGGCAGAGCCTCTATGATTTTATTCCCTGGTAGAACCAGGGAAGGCTCTCCTGTCCCTATAGTTATAAGTAAATCTTATATAAAAAGACAAGCTAGTAGCTTTTCACGCATCATCTCAAAATTTTTGAAGCCATAGCTTTGACGAAGAATTAATTTGATTCGGTTGTTTAATCCCTCCATAACTCCACTGGTTGTTCGATTAATAAAATAATGGCAAATATCGGGAAGATGGTGTTTAAGAGTTTGGGCGGTTTTTCCCAAAATAATGAGAGCCGAATTGAGCCATTTCTTTAATCTTCTCATTCCCATAAGAACCGTTGTACTGCTTTCATAAATATCTCGGAGTTCCTCTTTTAATTCATAAGCGATGCTCAAACAGGGGGAGGCTTTTAACAAAAGTTTCAGATCACTTTTCTCTTCTGGGGTTAAATCGACATAATTTTTGAGCAGTAAGCACCGATTTTTTAAGCCTTTTAGTTCTAATTTAAGTCGAAGTTGATTCAGAGAACCGTTGACTAACTTCATCACATGAAATCGGTCAATGACAATTAAAGCATTAGGAAAAACTTCCCGAATCACTTTTTTAAATCCTCCCCACATATCCACAGAAACCTCTTTAAC
Proteins encoded:
- a CDS encoding Uma2 family endonuclease — its product is MEFATINLSTPLQLTIDLTDDQFFELCQNNRDLKFERTASGVLTIMSPTGGNTGRRSIKIATQLEIWSSKTNLGEAFDSSTGFKLPNGADRSPDASWIKRDRWDNLTHEQREKFIPIAPDFVVELRSASDALKPLQNKMKEYQENGTKLGWLIDPKNQRVEIYRPDQEVEILENPTTLSGENVLPGFILNLTLIW
- a CDS encoding transposase, which translates into the protein VKEVSVDMWGGFKKVIREVFPNALIVIDRFHVMKLVNGSLNQLRLKLELKGLKNRCLLLKNYVDLTPEEKSDLKLLLKASPCLSIAYELKEELRDIYESSTTVLMGMRRLKKWLNSALIILGKTAQTLKHHLPDICHYFINRTTSGVMEGLNNRIKLILRQSYGFKNFEMMREKLLACLFI